A section of the Phaseolus vulgaris cultivar G19833 chromosome 8, P. vulgaris v2.0, whole genome shotgun sequence genome encodes:
- the LOC137824207 gene encoding UDP-glycosyltransferase 83A1-like, producing the protein MNSNAMGIPHFLAIPFPIQGHINPLLQFAQDLVPYGCRITFLSSDENLQKLKRARHGKAMDSDIKLVSLPDGVDPEDDRKDQATVISTTIKTMRAMLPNLIQDVNALDTHNKISCIIVTKNMGWALEVAHHLGIKGALFWPASATSLASFNSIQTLIHQGTIDSETGLPTKNLKIQLSSNLPLMEAAAMPWYCLDNAFFFLHMKEEMKNLNLAEKWLCNTTFDLEAGAFFTSPKLLPIGPLMAKEHNILFSLCEEDRTCLEWLDLQPTKSVIYVSFGSMVSLEPNQFNELALALDLLKRPFLWVVREDNGLQVKNACEFRGSQGKVVSWAPQKKVLSHPAIACFISHCGWNSTIEGVYNGVPFLCWPFCSDQLMNQTYICDVWKVGVGFDRDESGLISKEEIKKKVEQLLVDEEIKGRSTKLMEMVIKNKAQGDQNLHMFIDWAKD; encoded by the exons ATGAATTCAAATGCTATGGGTATCCCTCACTTTCTTGCCATACCTTTCCCAATCCAAGGGCACATCAATCCCCTTCTGCAGTTCGCCCAGGATTTGGTCCCATACGGCTGCAGAATCACCTTCTTGAGTTCAGATGAAAACTTGCAGAAACTGAAGAGGGCAAGGCATGGCAAAGCGATGGACTCAGACATAAAGTTGGTGTCTCTCCCTGACGGTGTGGATCCTGAAGATGATAGAAAGGACCAGGCCACTGTTATTTCCACCACCATCAAAACCATGCGTGCTATGCTTCCCAACCTCATACAAGATGTCAATGCTTTGGACACTCACAACAAGATTTCTTGCATTATTGTCACCAAGAATATGGGATGGGCTCTCGAAGTTGCCCATCACTTGGGAATCAAAGGGGCTCTTTTCTGGCCAGCCTCAGCAACTTCTCTTGCATCCTTTAACTCCATTCAGACCCTTATTCATCAAGGAACCATAGATTCCGAAACTG GACTCCCTACCAAAAACCTGAAAATACAGCTTTCCTCTAATTTGCCTCTGATGGAGGCAGCTGCCATGCCATGGTACTGCTTGGATAATgccttcttcttcctccacaTGAAGGAAGAGATGAAAAATCTGAACTTAGCAGAAAAATGGCTTTGTAACACCACTTTTGATCTTGAAGCTGGAGCTTTTTTCACATCACCAAAGCTCCTACCAATAGGCCCTTTGATGGCAAAGGAGCACAACATATTATTTTCATTGTGTGAAGAAGACAGAACCTGTCTGGAATGGTTGGACCTGCAGCCAACAAAATCTGTCATATATGTTTCATTTGGCAGCATGGTGTCATTGGAACCAAACCAATTCAATGAACTAGCTCTTGCACTTGACCTCCTTAAAAGGCCTTTCCTTTGGGTTGTGCGTGAAGACAATGGTTTGCAGGTGAAGAATGCATGTGAATTTCGGGGAAGTCAAGGTAAAGTTGTCAGTTGGGCCCCCCAAAAGAAGGTTTTGAGCCACCCTGCCATAGCATGTTTCATTAGCCACTGTGGTTGGAATTCAACCATAGAAGGTGTTTATAATGGGGTGCCCTTCTTGTGTTGGCCATTCTGCAGTGATCAACTTATGAACCAGACATATATCTGTGATGTGTGGAAGGTTGGAGTTGGATTTGACAGGGATGAAAGTGGATTGATATCAAAGGAAGAGATAAAAAAGAAGGTGGAGCAACTACTTGTTGATGAGGAAATCAAAGGAAGATCTACGAAATTGATGGAAATGGTCATCAAGAACAAAGCACAAGGTGACCAGAATCTCCACATGTTTATCGATTGGGCCAAGGACTAA
- the LOC137825854 gene encoding uncharacterized protein has product MAEGSAGFLIPWTCLMDRKVCPDNKVYSMTGQRKTFAQALGNTCDIPLSQLPTPCIKGDMIAVQIDEADYLAGLEDCKTHLHGRVILSKGDKPLTHLDLTKKLQPVWKALGPWKTIPLGKGFYEFEFASIEDMRWALGMGSLKLSPGLLRLFAWTKDFVPSTMRSTKAQTWVRIYHLPLEYWKPRTIFSIVRGLGTPLSLDEHTMRKNRAMFARVLVDIDLLSPLPDQLLVECPDFAFVAGVEYEWLPPFCSHCKMIGHELAQCRVIHDQGRVPGPLHKPSQKTPSDEQEQGRTTIPTQRKEYRKKNLQTKLLEGPMDNLRVDATSGVNVGSPLGHLADKTDGGEDDFADMPPLEDASDHDRSSPKQGLSSPTLDSLVVIQAKDSESHSTILIDDHHVEASAPVIVPSPLRTTSPRRAKSHADTNPNVEVSAIVTVPSQSPHTSPRKAKYIGDVKAISLVLQNHFSSLDGLETTDVGGCFKILG; this is encoded by the exons ATGGCGGAGGGCTCTGCGGGTTTCCTCATTCCATGGACTTGTTTGATGGATCGAAAAGTCTGTCCTGATAATAAAGTATATTCTATGACCGGTCAAAGGAAGACTTTTGCTCAGGCTTTGGGAAATAcatgtgacattcctttgtccCAACTACCTACCCCTTGTATTAAGGGTGACATGATTGCTGTCCAGATTGATGAGGCAGATTACTTGGCTGGTCTTGAGGATTGCAAAACCCATCTCCATGGTCGGGTTATTCTATCTAAGGGGGATAAACCTCTCACACACCtggatttaactaaaaagttgcagcCGGTGTGGAAAGCTCTTGGACCATGGAAAACAATTCCTCTTGGAAAGGGtttctatgagtttgagttcgctTCTATAGAAGACATGCGATGGGCCCTCGGGATGGGTTCCCTGAAGTTATCTCCTGGTTTATTGAGACTATTTGCCTGGACAAAAGACTTTGTCCCATCTACCATGAGGAGTACCAAAGCTCAGACCTGGGTTAGAATTTACCATTTGCCTTTGGAGTATTGGAAACCAAGGACAATATTTTCCATCGTCAGAGGCCTTggtactcctttgtctttggatgagCATACTATGAGAAAGAATAGGGCTATGTTTGCTAGAGTGCTGGTGGATATTGATCTGTTGTCCCCCCTTCCTGATCAACTCTTGGTTGAATGTCCAGACTTTGCTTTTGTAGCtggtgtggaatatgaatggctccctccattttgttctcattgtaagatgattgggcaCGAGCTTGCTCAGTGCCGGGTGATCCATGACCAGGGTCGTGTTCCTGGGCCTCTACATAAACCTTCTCAGAAGACACCTTCTGATGAACAGGAACAAGGGAGGACCACGATTCCAACCCAACGTAAAGAATATCGGAAAAAAAATCTGCAGACGAAGCTCTTAGAAGGTCCCATGGATAATTTGAGAGTTGATGCTACTAGTGGGGTTAATGTAGGGTCACCCCTGGGGCACCTTGCTGATAAAACAGATGGAGGAGAGGATGATTTTGCAGATATGCCTCCTCTTGAGGATGCTTCAGATCATGATAGATCCTCACCCAAGCAGGGGTTGTCCTCTCCCACTTTGGATTCACTTGTTGTTATTCAAGCTAAGGACTCAGAGTCACACTCAACGATTCTTATTGatgatcatcatgtggaggCCTCTGCTCCTGTGATTGTACCATCTCCATTGCGTACTACCTCTCCTCGGAGGGCTAAATCACATGCAGATACTAATCCTAatgtggaggtctctgctaTTGTGACTGTACCATCTCAGTCGCCTCATACCTCCCCTCGGAAGGCTAAATATATTGGGGATGTTAAAGCAATATCGTTGGtccttcaaaatcacttttcctctcttgatggtttggaaactacagaTGTGGGAG gttgtttcaaaattttgggctgA